A section of the Marinoscillum sp. 108 genome encodes:
- the ccoS gene encoding cbb3-type cytochrome oxidase assembly protein CcoS — MSVIIVLIGFSITVALGFLFAFIWASGSGQYDDDYTPSIRILFDDEPNQTFYVNNDSHQPARRKGDGK, encoded by the coding sequence ATGAGTGTAATCATCGTCTTAATCGGATTCAGCATCACAGTAGCCTTAGGGTTCTTGTTCGCTTTTATATGGGCTTCAGGAAGCGGTCAGTATGATGATGACTATACCCCTTCTATCAGGATACTTTTTGATGACGAACCAAATCAAACTTTCTATGTCAACAACGACTCTCACCAACCCGCCCGAAGAAAAGGGGACGGTAAATAA